The proteins below are encoded in one region of Alistipes communis:
- a CDS encoding ParB/RepB/Spo0J family partition protein gives MKTNENNTTTAIAAQSTKSTVLLSIDKIRPNPNNPRRSYDENALAELAASIATHGLIQPIRVRAAEQDGYIIVCGERRYRAVQLLGQTEIEAIVDTAPADERAIFDLALSENIQREEMPPLDEAEAYKAAMQTLRGDAAAVAARFGKSEQYIYYRMKLDELIPDIKKLLRENSITLGLAMELARYGKDLQKTICKDRLKNEEGWRKYSVKEFKRMVDAHYTNDLARYRFDQTACAACKYNANTYDMFATGSGRCTNRECLEAKNREFIERKSGELIAQNPKFILCKDRYGYDDHDKAVEHMTENGVECKAFEYGQVQEMPAIPAEPCPADYAADADYTAAMQIYEQQKKAAEEKTADLLAKHDAGAIRIFVKTSRDDARLVYVNQAAKGRESTGELIARLEEKKIRNTELAHEKTVEAVRQIVRDEEIAPTPFTQLEDNILYYIMLGSLRREHLAAVGFPKAYYLTSEQKIAVVNALTDEQRDLITRDFLVKSLTSDIGFDKTGKQLLMEFAALHHKEKYEITKAQFDEEYTKRNDRLDERIAVAEAQEKAKTKAAKKEGKTGKNSKKMTKKAA, from the coding sequence ATGAAAACGAACGAAAACAACACCACGACCGCAATCGCCGCTCAGAGCACGAAATCGACCGTTCTGCTCTCCATTGACAAAATCCGCCCCAACCCCAACAATCCGCGGCGGAGTTACGATGAAAACGCCCTCGCGGAACTGGCCGCCTCCATTGCCACACACGGCCTTATTCAGCCCATCCGGGTGCGAGCCGCAGAACAGGACGGCTACATCATTGTCTGCGGCGAACGCCGCTACCGCGCCGTGCAACTACTCGGCCAGACCGAGATCGAGGCCATCGTCGATACCGCCCCCGCGGACGAACGGGCGATCTTCGACCTCGCGCTTTCGGAGAACATTCAGCGCGAGGAAATGCCGCCGCTCGACGAGGCCGAAGCCTACAAAGCCGCCATGCAGACCCTCCGAGGAGATGCCGCCGCCGTGGCCGCACGCTTCGGCAAGAGCGAGCAGTATATCTACTACCGGATGAAACTCGACGAACTGATCCCCGACATCAAAAAACTTTTACGCGAAAACTCTATTACATTGGGTCTCGCTATGGAGTTGGCACGATACGGAAAAGACTTGCAAAAGACGATCTGCAAAGACCGCCTCAAAAACGAGGAGGGGTGGCGGAAATACTCTGTAAAGGAGTTCAAGCGAATGGTGGACGCCCATTATACGAACGATCTGGCCCGGTATCGCTTCGACCAGACGGCGTGTGCCGCATGCAAGTACAACGCAAATACCTACGATATGTTCGCCACGGGAAGCGGACGGTGTACAAACCGGGAATGTCTCGAAGCCAAAAACCGCGAATTCATCGAGCGAAAAAGCGGAGAACTGATCGCGCAAAACCCGAAATTCATCCTTTGCAAAGACCGTTACGGATACGACGACCATGATAAGGCCGTAGAGCATATGACCGAAAACGGGGTCGAATGCAAGGCGTTCGAATACGGGCAGGTGCAGGAAATGCCCGCTATACCCGCTGAACCATGTCCGGCGGATTATGCCGCCGATGCCGATTATACCGCGGCAATGCAGATCTATGAACAGCAGAAAAAGGCTGCCGAGGAAAAGACCGCCGACCTGCTGGCCAAGCACGACGCCGGGGCGATCCGTATCTTCGTCAAGACTTCGCGCGACGACGCCCGGCTGGTCTATGTGAACCAAGCCGCTAAAGGCAGGGAATCGACCGGGGAACTGATCGCCCGCCTTGAGGAGAAGAAAATCCGCAACACGGAACTCGCACACGAAAAAACCGTCGAAGCCGTCCGGCAGATCGTCCGCGACGAGGAGATCGCCCCGACGCCGTTTACCCAGCTGGAAGACAACATTCTCTATTACATCATGCTCGGAAGCCTGCGGCGCGAGCACCTCGCCGCCGTGGGATTCCCCAAGGCGTATTATTTGACATCCGAACAGAAAATCGCTGTCGTCAACGCGCTGACCGACGAACAACGCGATCTCATCACCCGCGATTTTCTTGTAAAAAGCCTTACATCCGACATCGGTTTCGACAAAACGGGGAAGCAACTGCTGATGGAATTCGCAGCCCTGCACCACAAAGAGAAATACGAGATTACGAAAGCGCAGTTCGACGAGGAATACACGAAGCGCAACGACCGTCTCGACGAGCGTATTGCCGTGGCCGAAGCGCAGGAGAAAGCCAAGACCAAAGCCGCCAAGAAAGAGGGCAAAACGGGTAAGAATTCTAAGAAAATGACAAAGAAAGCCGCCTAA
- the traN gene encoding conjugative transposon protein TraN: MKRNLIYLFLIVSSIWAAHAAAKAMQDGPQQIESRKIEAGFTKTVHILFPSPVTYIDIGSMDIIAGKADGAENVVRVKAAVRNFAAETNLTVITEDGGFFTFDVYYAENPAVSTLNLTVQEPQPESMKKPAAVGYPQPTAPASEGRVLLREVGREKPATIKRMLSDIYRQNRTDVKGIRTKKYGIEVEVLGIYVFNDVIYIHSCISNDTNISFEVDARHFIVADRKLTKRTAQQQSTLEILRVCNDPAVVRGHQRQRTVFALPKLTISDDKVLLLEIIEKNGARHQTVEIPAKELLEAKLL; this comes from the coding sequence ATGAAAAGAAACCTCATTTATCTATTCCTGATTGTCTCCTCAATTTGGGCAGCACACGCTGCGGCGAAGGCCATGCAGGACGGGCCGCAGCAGATCGAATCCCGCAAGATCGAAGCGGGATTCACCAAAACCGTGCATATCCTTTTCCCGTCGCCCGTTACGTATATCGACATCGGTTCGATGGACATCATCGCCGGTAAGGCCGACGGAGCCGAGAACGTCGTGCGCGTGAAAGCCGCCGTGCGGAATTTCGCAGCAGAAACAAACCTGACGGTCATCACCGAGGACGGCGGATTTTTCACTTTCGATGTCTATTATGCCGAGAATCCGGCTGTCTCGACCCTCAATCTTACAGTACAGGAACCGCAACCAGAAAGTATGAAGAAACCGGCTGCCGTGGGCTATCCGCAGCCAACGGCCCCAGCATCCGAAGGCCGGGTGCTGCTGCGCGAGGTAGGGCGCGAGAAACCTGCGACCATAAAACGCATGTTGAGCGACATATACCGCCAAAACCGTACGGACGTGAAGGGCATTCGCACGAAGAAGTACGGCATTGAAGTCGAAGTGTTGGGGATTTACGTGTTCAATGACGTGATATACATTCACTCCTGTATCTCGAATGACACGAATATCTCATTCGAGGTAGATGCACGACATTTCATTGTAGCGGATCGCAAACTCACCAAGCGTACGGCACAACAGCAGTCGACGCTCGAAATCCTGCGTGTATGCAACGATCCGGCAGTCGTGAGGGGACACCAGCGTCAGCGGACGGTATTCGCACTGCCCAAACTGACGATCTCCGACGACAAGGTGCTTTTGCTGGAAATCATCGAGAAGAACGGAGCCCGGCATCAGACGGTGGAAATACCTGCCAAAGAGTTGTTAGAAGCAAAACTGCTGTAA
- the traM gene encoding conjugative transposon protein TraM yields MTLLCGIFLWYLFAPKPAPQQAGTDGYNVTIPEATVKPAETDKRKVYEQEQYEQQRREKLQSLGDVMDDRLPVTGEMADATVPAAPTAIDESDAAYRRISGEMAAFYTPAPSCGNTEVEALKEQVAALQSQLDAERQQPDPLELAEEQYKLARKYLGGGVAVDEEAVEPTKQRKDSRLSVMRPVREGTVEASTLDPRADFTVERNLAFLTAAGGVARADIPTVKACVAQTQVIRAGSIVQLRLLEAVRIDDTVIPRNTPLYGLATISGMRLQVTVSSVEYGGRIFAVEAAAYDLDGQPGLNVPNSRERTALKEALASVGQTAGTSVNVTRSAGQQVLSELARGGLQASSQYVAGKLREVKITLKANHQLLLISKQQ; encoded by the coding sequence ATGACACTGCTGTGCGGCATTTTCCTATGGTACCTGTTCGCCCCGAAACCGGCTCCGCAGCAGGCGGGAACGGACGGATACAATGTTACGATTCCGGAAGCGACGGTAAAGCCGGCGGAAACGGACAAACGCAAGGTCTACGAACAGGAGCAGTACGAGCAGCAGCGGCGCGAGAAACTACAATCGTTGGGTGATGTTATGGACGACCGCTTGCCTGTGACCGGGGAAATGGCGGATGCTACAGTTCCGGCAGCACCGACGGCGATCGACGAATCGGATGCTGCCTACCGGAGGATATCGGGTGAAATGGCGGCTTTCTACACCCCGGCCCCTTCTTGCGGCAATACCGAGGTCGAAGCACTGAAAGAGCAGGTCGCGGCCCTGCAATCCCAGCTCGACGCCGAGCGGCAGCAGCCCGACCCGCTGGAACTGGCCGAGGAGCAGTACAAGCTCGCCCGGAAGTATCTCGGCGGCGGAGTGGCCGTAGATGAAGAAGCTGTTGAGCCGACGAAGCAGCGGAAAGATTCGCGCCTTTCCGTCATGCGGCCCGTTCGGGAGGGTACGGTCGAAGCCTCGACGCTCGACCCGCGGGCGGATTTCACCGTCGAGCGTAACTTGGCATTTCTCACGGCGGCAGGAGGCGTTGCGCGTGCCGATATTCCGACCGTCAAGGCCTGCGTCGCTCAGACACAGGTCATACGTGCCGGAAGCATCGTGCAGCTGCGGCTGCTGGAAGCCGTGCGCATCGACGATACGGTGATCCCACGCAACACTCCGTTATACGGTCTTGCGACGATCTCCGGGATGCGGCTGCAAGTCACGGTGTCGTCCGTCGAATACGGCGGACGAATCTTCGCCGTCGAAGCCGCGGCTTACGACCTCGACGGCCAGCCGGGACTCAACGTCCCGAACTCCCGCGAGCGGACGGCTCTCAAAGAGGCGCTGGCGTCCGTCGGGCAGACCGCCGGCACGAGCGTAAACGTCACCCGTTCGGCCGGGCAGCAGGTATTGTCCGAGCTGGCGCGCGGAGGATTGCAGGCTTCGTCGCAGTATGTCGCCGGGAAGCTCCGTGAGGTGAAGATCACCCTCAAAGCCAACCATCAGCTATTATTGATTTCAAAACAGCAGTAA
- the traK gene encoding conjugative transposon protein TraK, with translation MEFKTLRNIESSFRHLRLFSMLFLGACTLISVAAVWTSYRFAEAQRQKIYVLDQGKSLILALSQDMAQNRPVEAREHVRRFHELFFTLSPDREAIEGNVRRALYLADGSAIAYYQSLAEKGYFNRIIASNVSQNVVVDSIRCDFDCYPYAVETFARQKIVRESNVTERTLVTTCRLRNAVRSDNNPQGFLIEDLRILENKDLGSYER, from the coding sequence ATGGAATTCAAAACATTGAGGAATATAGAATCGTCCTTTCGCCACCTGCGGCTCTTCAGCATGCTCTTTCTGGGAGCCTGCACGCTGATCTCGGTGGCGGCAGTGTGGACATCCTACCGCTTCGCGGAAGCCCAGCGGCAGAAGATCTACGTACTGGATCAGGGCAAGTCGCTGATATTGGCTCTCTCGCAGGATATGGCCCAGAACCGTCCCGTCGAAGCCCGCGAACACGTGCGGCGCTTCCACGAGCTCTTCTTCACCCTCTCTCCCGACCGCGAGGCCATCGAAGGCAATGTCCGCAGGGCGCTGTACCTTGCGGACGGAAGCGCCATCGCCTATTACCAAAGTCTCGCAGAGAAAGGATATTTCAACCGCATCATCGCCTCGAACGTATCGCAGAATGTCGTCGTGGACAGCATCCGATGCGATTTCGACTGCTATCCCTATGCTGTCGAGACCTTCGCACGGCAGAAGATCGTCCGTGAAAGCAACGTGACGGAGCGGACGCTCGTCACGACATGCCGCCTGCGAAATGCCGTACGCTCGGACAACAACCCGCAGGGATTCTTGATCGAAGACCTGCGCATTCTCGAAAACAAAGACCTCGGAAGTTATGAGCGCTAA
- the traJ gene encoding conjugative transposon protein TraJ, which yields MPLAVEWTNLHQILRSLYADMLPLCSDMMGIAKGLAGLGALFFIAYRVWKSLAAAEPIEVFPLLRPFVLGLCIMAFPTLVLGPLNGLLSPISNATSHLVDRQAFDLEKYQTQKDELQRQAMLRDPEKAYLISNEEFDKRLDELGWKPKDLMAIAGMYAERAGYQFGQKVREAFRTFLETLFQAASLTIDTVRTFFLIVLALLGPVAFAFSVYDGFHNTLASWLARYICIYLWLPVSDLFGAILSRIQILMLQQDIERLQDPTFIPDGSNTVYCIFMIIGIIGYFCVPTVASWIIQAGGAGSYGDKVAGAGRAVAMGAAGVAGAAIGNVGGRIKGALKKR from the coding sequence ATGCCGTTAGCCGTAGAGTGGACGAACCTGCATCAGATTCTCCGCTCGTTGTACGCCGATATGTTGCCGTTGTGCAGCGATATGATGGGCATTGCCAAAGGACTCGCCGGATTGGGCGCCTTGTTTTTCATCGCATACCGGGTCTGGAAATCCCTCGCCGCCGCGGAGCCGATCGAGGTATTCCCGCTGCTGCGGCCTTTTGTGCTGGGGCTGTGCATCATGGCTTTCCCGACCCTCGTGCTGGGGCCTTTGAACGGCCTATTGTCACCCATCAGCAATGCCACATCGCATTTGGTCGATCGACAGGCGTTCGATCTGGAAAAATACCAGACACAGAAGGATGAATTGCAGCGTCAGGCGATGCTCCGCGATCCGGAAAAAGCCTATCTTATCAGTAATGAAGAGTTCGACAAACGGCTTGACGAATTGGGCTGGAAGCCTAAAGACCTCATGGCGATTGCCGGGATGTATGCCGAGCGAGCCGGGTATCAATTCGGTCAGAAAGTCCGTGAGGCATTCCGGACGTTTCTGGAAACGCTCTTCCAGGCGGCATCGCTGACCATCGACACCGTGCGGACGTTTTTCCTGATCGTTCTGGCATTGCTGGGGCCCGTGGCCTTCGCCTTCTCCGTGTACGACGGCTTCCACAATACGCTGGCATCTTGGTTGGCACGCTATATCTGTATCTATTTGTGGCTGCCCGTCAGCGACCTGTTCGGTGCGATCCTTTCGCGCATCCAGATTCTAATGCTCCAGCAGGACATCGAACGACTGCAAGACCCGACGTTCATACCCGACGGAAGCAATACGGTCTATTGCATTTTTATGATTATCGGAATCATCGGATATTTCTGCGTGCCGACCGTTGCGTCGTGGATCATTCAGGCCGGAGGCGCCGGAAGTTACGGCGATAAAGTCGCAGGCGCAGGACGTGCCGTGGCGATGGGCGCTGCCGGAGTCGCCGGAGCGGCGATCGGAAATGTCGGAGGCCGTATAAAAGGGGCTTTGAAGAAACGATAA
- a CDS encoding DUF4141 domain-containing protein has product MGRRIGFGLLAAMLLAGHPLRAQWVVSDPSNLAQGIVNSTKQVVEASRNGSTLLQSFQQTVKIYEQSKKYYDALRSVHNLVKSARRVQQTMLLVGDISDIYISNFRSMLDDTNYSAEELTAMAAGYTKLLSASADLLNDLKQIITPSGLSMTDKERLDIIDRIYYEMLEYRNLTEYYTRKNISVSFLRSRQRGDSERVRALYGGHNDRYW; this is encoded by the coding sequence ATGGGACGGCGAATAGGCTTCGGCCTGCTGGCAGCGATGCTGCTGGCAGGCCATCCGCTTCGGGCGCAGTGGGTGGTGAGCGACCCCTCGAATCTGGCGCAGGGTATCGTGAATTCCACCAAGCAGGTCGTCGAAGCATCCCGGAACGGAAGTACGCTGCTTCAGAGTTTTCAGCAGACGGTAAAGATTTACGAGCAGTCGAAGAAATATTACGATGCGCTGCGGTCGGTGCATAACCTCGTCAAAAGCGCCCGTCGCGTGCAGCAGACGATGCTGCTCGTGGGCGACATCTCCGATATATACATCTCGAATTTCCGGTCGATGCTCGACGATACGAACTACTCGGCCGAGGAACTCACGGCAATGGCCGCAGGCTATACGAAGCTGCTGTCGGCGAGTGCCGACCTGTTGAATGACCTGAAGCAGATCATCACTCCGTCGGGGCTTTCGATGACCGACAAGGAGCGGCTGGATATTATCGACAGGATCTATTACGAGATGCTCGAATACCGCAATCTTACGGAATATTATACACGCAAGAATATCTCCGTGTCGTTCCTGCGCAGCCGTCAGCGCGGGGATTCGGAGCGTGTGCGGGCCTTGTACGGCGGCCATAACGACAGATATTGGTAA
- a CDS encoding DUF4133 domain-containing protein produces MAEYPINKGVGRQVEFKGLRAQYLFLFAGGLLAVFILVVVLYMGGVDQVACLVAGVGMGGALVALTFRLNRKYGAYGLMKLLAARRHPRRIVSRKSVARILNRH; encoded by the coding sequence ATGGCCGAATATCCGATCAATAAAGGCGTGGGCCGCCAGGTGGAGTTCAAGGGGCTGCGGGCGCAGTACCTCTTCCTCTTCGCCGGCGGCCTGCTCGCCGTTTTCATTCTCGTAGTCGTACTTTATATGGGCGGAGTCGATCAGGTGGCATGCCTTGTCGCGGGCGTGGGGATGGGCGGCGCGCTTGTGGCGCTGACCTTCCGTCTGAACCGCAAGTACGGGGCTTACGGACTGATGAAGCTCCTCGCCGCACGGCGGCATCCGCGACGTATCGTCTCCCGAAAAAGTGTGGCAAGAATTCTAAACCGACATTAA
- a CDS encoding DUF4134 domain-containing protein — MAGIQEATQMVTSYFDPATKLIYAIGAVIGLIGGVRVYQKFSSGDPDTSKTAASWFGACIFLIVAATILRSFFL; from the coding sequence ATGGCCGGCATTCAGGAGGCTACGCAGATGGTCACGTCGTATTTCGACCCGGCGACCAAGCTGATCTACGCCATCGGCGCCGTCATCGGCCTGATCGGCGGAGTGCGGGTCTATCAGAAGTTTAGTTCGGGCGATCCGGATACGTCTAAAACCGCTGCGAGCTGGTTCGGAGCCTGTATCTTCCTGATCGTCGCCGCCACGATTCTGCGTTCGTTTTTCCTTTAG
- a CDS encoding DUF3408 domain-containing protein yields MSSRKAPAQQEIDEEYLRSLMASPEPAASASDAIAPEPAEASASEPRVRRSDAEDYASRFLKNTPSEARQCVYIDRRLLRKITTLVGVAGNRRFTVGNFIDNVLEQHFERHRTEIRSLCSKGLNKIL; encoded by the coding sequence ATGAGTAGCAGGAAGGCTCCCGCCCAACAGGAGATCGACGAAGAGTACCTGCGCAGCCTGATGGCCAGCCCCGAACCGGCTGCCTCGGCGTCAGATGCCATAGCCCCGGAGCCGGCGGAAGCGTCTGCTTCGGAGCCGCGCGTTAGGCGTTCGGATGCGGAAGACTATGCGTCGCGGTTTCTGAAGAACACTCCTTCCGAAGCCCGGCAATGCGTCTATATCGATCGGCGTCTGCTCCGTAAGATCACGACCCTCGTGGGCGTTGCGGGCAACCGGCGTTTTACGGTCGGAAACTTCATAGACAACGTATTGGAACAGCACTTCGAGCGGCACCGGACGGAAATACGGTCGCTCTGCTCCAAAGGACTCAATAAAATCCTGTAA
- a CDS encoding ParA family protein: protein MEQNPLCIAFASQKGGVGKSTLTVLAASWLHYLHGIRVAVVDCDYPQHSILKLSNRDKAVVQSSAIYGRLLVSLAENKGVKPYRILCCKPSEAMSEWRKWAAVAEERYDVVLFDLPGTVGNEGVLSTIVELDYLFIPMKADRIVLESTLNFASVLNDRLIKTGRAHLRELFLFWNLVDRRERTPLYEQYEKVLDQLGLRHLRTHIPVRSNFNKDIQEAGGPVYRCTLLPPDRAFVAECGFDRLMTEICAVLKLPSHE from the coding sequence ATGGAACAGAACCCTTTGTGCATCGCTTTCGCCTCCCAGAAAGGTGGCGTCGGCAAATCGACCCTCACAGTACTGGCAGCCTCGTGGCTGCACTACCTGCACGGCATCCGCGTCGCGGTGGTGGACTGCGACTACCCGCAGCACTCCATCCTCAAACTCTCGAACCGCGACAAGGCCGTCGTGCAATCTTCGGCGATCTACGGCAGACTCCTCGTTTCACTCGCCGAGAACAAAGGGGTGAAACCTTATCGTATTCTCTGTTGCAAACCTTCCGAGGCGATGTCGGAATGGCGGAAATGGGCCGCTGTCGCCGAAGAACGATACGACGTCGTGCTGTTCGACCTTCCGGGAACGGTGGGCAACGAAGGCGTCCTCTCCACGATCGTCGAACTGGACTACCTCTTCATCCCGATGAAAGCCGACCGGATCGTGCTGGAAAGCACGCTCAATTTCGCCTCTGTTCTCAACGACCGTCTGATCAAGACGGGACGGGCGCATCTTCGGGAGCTGTTCCTGTTCTGGAACTTGGTGGATCGCCGCGAGCGGACGCCGCTCTATGAGCAGTACGAGAAAGTCCTCGATCAGTTGGGGCTGCGGCATCTGCGCACGCATATTCCCGTGCGGAGCAACTTCAATAAGGATATTCAGGAAGCGGGCGGCCCGGTGTACCGGTGTACGCTGCTGCCGCCCGACCGGGCTTTCGTCGCCGAGTGCGGTTTCGACCGCCTGATGACGGAGATCTGCGCCGTACTGAAACTTCCGAGCCATGAGTAG
- the mobB gene encoding conjugal transfer protein MobB, translating to MVPKVNSGANVYGILQYNRIKVEAGEGRILYMQGIPERSDGRFSIEECAEAFGYYTALNPRIRKPVVHFSLNPSPEDRLSEAQLTRLAAEFMERMGYGRQPYVVFLHEDIARRHMHVVSVRVDEQGRKIDHNNELRRAMAVCRELEHEYGLHVPEDGGGMQTEPEELHRVDYRRSDLKHQLRNVVMTLKQQYGFQSLAEFNTLLERFGVAAEEIRGDVRGRPYRGLVYHVLDDDGQRTGAAVKASRLGDFFGWKALEEKFDASKQRLRQHPATLDRTRREIDRARSGGRNRKEFTAELRENGIDAVFRENDAGRIYGVTFIDRTKHQVFNGSRLGKEYAADAFEAWFNGREQESSTPMPEELRPLPPLEPPLPGLSSVEEFEEYIETHYVSMPGVMGELMEYTPEKEWETAPEYRLFPRRKKRRRKIRKRI from the coding sequence ATGGTGCCGAAAGTAAACTCCGGGGCCAACGTCTACGGCATACTTCAATACAATCGCATCAAGGTCGAAGCCGGTGAGGGCCGGATATTATACATGCAGGGAATACCCGAACGCAGCGACGGCAGATTCAGTATCGAGGAGTGTGCGGAAGCCTTCGGGTACTACACGGCGCTCAATCCCCGTATCCGAAAACCGGTCGTGCATTTCTCGCTCAACCCCTCACCCGAAGACCGGCTTTCGGAAGCGCAGCTCACGCGACTTGCCGCCGAGTTCATGGAACGCATGGGATACGGTCGCCAGCCCTATGTCGTCTTTCTGCACGAAGACATCGCACGGCGACACATGCACGTCGTCTCGGTGCGGGTGGACGAGCAGGGCCGGAAGATCGACCACAACAACGAACTGCGGCGCGCCATGGCGGTTTGCAGGGAATTGGAACACGAGTACGGCCTGCATGTGCCCGAAGACGGCGGCGGCATGCAAACAGAACCGGAAGAATTGCACCGGGTCGATTACCGTCGGAGCGATCTGAAGCATCAGCTGCGCAACGTCGTGATGACACTCAAACAGCAGTACGGATTCCAGTCCCTCGCGGAGTTCAATACGCTGCTCGAACGCTTTGGCGTCGCAGCCGAAGAGATCCGAGGCGACGTGCGAGGCAGACCATATCGGGGGCTCGTTTACCACGTGCTCGATGACGACGGGCAGCGCACGGGAGCGGCGGTCAAAGCGTCCCGGCTGGGCGATTTCTTCGGATGGAAGGCGCTGGAAGAAAAATTCGACGCCTCGAAACAACGGCTTCGGCAACATCCCGCAACGCTCGACCGCACACGCCGCGAAATCGACCGCGCCCGGAGCGGAGGCCGCAACCGCAAGGAATTCACGGCCGAACTTCGGGAGAACGGTATCGACGCAGTTTTCCGGGAGAACGACGCCGGGCGGATTTACGGCGTCACCTTCATCGACCGCACGAAACATCAGGTGTTCAACGGCTCCCGGCTCGGAAAGGAGTATGCGGCCGACGCTTTCGAGGCGTGGTTCAACGGTCGGGAGCAAGAGTCGTCCACACCCATGCCGGAAGAGTTACGGCCGTTGCCACCCCTCGAACCGCCCCTGCCGGGACTATCTTCGGTCGAAGAGTTCGAGGAGTACATCGAGACCCATTACGTTTCGATGCCCGGTGTAATGGGCGAACTCATGGAATATACGCCCGAAAAGGAGTGGGAAACAGCTCCCGAATACCGGCTCTTCCCCCGCAGGAAGAAGCGGCGGCGGAAAATCCGGAAAAGAATTTAA
- a CDS encoding sce7726 family protein, with protein sequence MKDIDTHPNENIIKAALINNYAHINSKPFVVCNELTISEEYKIVDLVFCKDHLSYAYEIKAWNDDMRRLPSQLDVYCKLFDYVYVATTTNHLNQLQSIPDFVGIVLYSTKTKKILYKRQAKRNHLIDKQELLMSIPILFIRNNSLHPKYTRSDNNLFSLSQAHKLFIEHISSKCRWTNNDLKTILHYEDILMNTDYISLDYR encoded by the coding sequence ATGAAGGACATTGATACACATCCAAACGAAAATATAATAAAGGCTGCGTTAATCAATAATTATGCTCATATAAATAGCAAACCATTCGTGGTTTGTAATGAATTAACTATTTCTGAAGAATACAAAATCGTTGATTTAGTTTTTTGTAAGGATCATTTAAGCTATGCGTATGAAATCAAAGCGTGGAACGATGATATGCGCAGATTGCCATCTCAATTAGATGTCTATTGCAAACTCTTTGATTATGTCTATGTAGCTACTACCACAAATCATCTTAATCAACTCCAATCAATACCTGACTTTGTTGGTATTGTTCTTTATTCAACAAAGACAAAAAAAATCTTATATAAACGACAGGCAAAAAGGAATCATTTAATAGATAAACAAGAGCTGTTAATGTCTATTCCGATTCTCTTCATTAGGAATAATAGCTTACATCCTAAATATACAAGATCAGATAATAATTTGTTTTCCTTATCACAAGCACATAAACTTTTTATAGAACATATATCGAGTAAATGTCGTTGGACAAACAATGATCTTAAAACAATTTTACATTACGAGGATATCTTAATGAATACAGACTATATATCATTGGATTATAGATAA